The nucleotide window gaattgttcctTCTTTAAGCAGTTCCGCAGAGTACtgatgaaaggataagatttAGATGCGTGATTGGCTAAAAACCTGTTTAGCGCGGCTAGCCGACCGGCCAGTCGTTGCATTTCCTTCATTgtggaaggcgatggcatgcgctcgatcgtcTGAACCTTTTCCGGGttcaccttgaatccatctttggtgccgatgaatccaaggaacttgccttcttccattccaaacgagcatttccctggattgagcttcatattgacgctacgcagagtttggaatgttctttcgatatcgttgagcatggtatcctcttccatgctcatgacgactaggtcgtccatgtagatttcgacactctTGCTGATTTGATCAccaaaagtgtcgttcatcaaattttgataagttgcgcccgcgttgcgcaatcCAAACGACGTTTTTGTgtaacagtaattcccggtaggtgtgcggaatgccgttttatcttcgtcctcgattgccatctgtacTTGGTGATAGCCTTTataacaatcgaggaaacacttccatcgaaACGGGGCGAGGTTATCGACTTTCTCGTCGATCTCCGAGAGTGCGTAACAATctttggggcaggctttgttgagatctttataGTCGGCGCACATGCGCCAGCACTCGgttggtttttctaccatgactgggttggacaaccaagtctggtatttgacttcccgcaggatgcctgcggagagcagttctttaACCTGCTCATGGATCGCCTCGTTCTTTGCGGATCCAaagtggcgttggccttggatcaccggcttgatacctggcaggGTATTCAAGAAATGTTACGCGATTTCGCGTGGCACCCCCATCATATCGGCGGGTGTCAATGCGAACATATCTTGATTTCTAAAGAGGAGTTGCTTCAGGCGCGCTCTGGTGTTGTTGGATAAGGCATGACCCAACATGACCGTCTGTTCTGGGTACCTTGCGTTGAGTACCCACTTCTCCGGTTGGGTGTTGGGGTGAGACTTGCCGTCTTTGTCGGACGCAGTTCGTCCGTAGACATAACCTCTCTGcaggcatagattatcgcgaccctcgtctcggttgggaaaccgatggCAGAGTGGGGGACGAATGTAATCATGTTGAAATCGCCCTGGGACTCGCGCCCGAGAAGTACGTCGTATCGAGAGGTgtggggtaaaaccatgaagtttacctcatCCGTTCGCGTGTGCCTACCGTTGGTAAGGCGCACGGGAAAGTGATTTGGCCCAGGGGGAATATGGTTTCCCCCGCGAACCCGGCCAAAGGGTAATCCACCGGCTACAACCGATCTTTGTCTTCTtaatcgaactggttgaagcattgctcATATATAATGTCAGaggtactgcccgggtcgatgaacaaCCGCTCCGTGCAGTAATGAGCTAGGTAGCCGGTGATTACGACGGTGCGCCTGTCGCGCGGTCTGCCTCGGACATTGGGGAAAACGACTTGTTCGTCTTTCCACTCATTGTCCGGTCTTATTGCTGCCTTGCGCGACTTTCCACGGCCTCCATTGATCATGTGGGTTGTGGCCACATTCATGGTCTTTTTTCCTGTGGAGGTGCCCTCGTCgtggggggtgatgcgcttggtttgCTTTTGCGCGACTGTCAACAAGTGTTGCAGCTTCCCTTCTTTcagggctcgctcaatctccaatcggagactgatgcagttgttggttgTGTGGCCcaagtccttgtgatactcataGTAAAGAGTGAGATCTTGGTTCTTTTTGGACTTCatcggttgggccggtcgcaagaattgtgCGTCCGGATCTCGGTCCAATTACGGTCCCGGGATTCCTTCTTGGATGCCCGGTTGTCGCGTTGGGCATTTATCGTTGCCCTTACGTCGGGCTGGTGACTGCGTGGGACGTACGGTTTGGAATCGTTGCCGCGATTCCACGTGTACCGGTTGCGCTTGTTGTTGCGCTTGGTGTCTTGGCGGGAGGATTGACCTTCCGCCTGGGGCTGTGCCTTGGCAGTGTGCGGTTTGAGAGACCGCTGAGTTTGGGTGTACCTCTTGACTGCAGCCATAACGTCGTCTCAGTTTTCTAGCAAGCCCTCCTTGCCTGAGATAGTCATGACCATTTCATCGTCCTTGACGACTCAGATGAAATGGTTGCGTGCCATTTGATCTGCTATCCCGCCGATCTCGAGGCACTTTTTATTGTAGCGGATGACAAACGACTCCAGGCTTTCATTGTCTCCGTGCCAGATGTTCATGAGGTCCATGGAATCGTGCTTGTGACATCGCTGCTGGCTGAAATGTGCAAGAAACTTTGCTTGCAGCTGTTCAAATGAAGCCAGTGATCcaactggcaaagaatcgaaccaagccctcgcCAAACCTGTGAGGGTCTGGGGGGAAAAATGGCACCATATGGCCTCGTCCCACTTGCCCATGCACCCAGCGCTGGTAAAAATGTTCATGTGGTCATCTGGATcggacgaaccgttgtatttcccAATCGTAAGTGGGAGTTTTGTTGTTGTGACTTCAGCGTGGGCGATCTCCGGTatgaatttggagttttcggccggGACCTTGGCCTGTAGGGGTGGGTTTGGTTGCGCTTTGCAGCGCGAAGGTATGTAGTGTGGGGTTCAGTGGGAGGAACGTAATTATGTCCTCCTGGTCGGCTGTTTGCCGAATGGGATTCCCCGCAATATGTGTGGCCGTCTGGGTCGGTGCGATCATACCCCTCCTTGTGGGGTTGTGGCCCCAGATGACTATGGATGCCAGAGCCGCGGTGGGCTGTTGACTGCCGCCTATTTTCGCCATGAGGGCCTAGGCGGCTATGTATTGGGCCCCTACGGCGGGACCCACATGTGGAATCGTCCTCGTCGAGCGTGCAGACGCTACAGTAGGAGGACCCGCGGTCTTCGTGCCTACTTCGAGAGGCTGGGTGTGGGGGGCCCTGCCCTTGTATTGCAAGATACGAGCCGCAGGGGTGTTTGGTGCGGTGGGGGGGGGGATTTGCGCTTCTACGCAAGCTCTATTGTAGGCTGTGGCCAGCATAGTTTGTTGTTGGTAATACCAGGCATGGAGGTCCATGCCTGGAGGTATCATAGAAGCATACTGTGAAAAATCTGGTACGAATGTGGGGGGAGCGCCTCCTTGTGTGGATGTGCCAATGTGGCCAACGTGTTGGGCTGGGGAGCAGTCCCCGCAGGCCCTGGGTTTGTGGGGTTTAGGCTCTCCCCAGTAGCATTGTTTTGACGATCAGACATGATCTCAAGAAAGAAAGAGATGTGaaaaaaagtgctaagagtagcggtgggcgccaatgatgaaacagtgGCTAACCAAgggaggttaattcactggtcgcgtcaagtagggttaatcccttctttccgaggatcggtggctAGATCGTTCGCTGGTCAATCTCCTGCATAAGGAAACAAatcgtgactcgtaacaaggaggatggggtgggggtgctccttgttaccactctc belongs to Helianthus annuus cultivar XRQ/B chromosome 5, HanXRQr2.0-SUNRISE, whole genome shotgun sequence and includes:
- the LOC110943343 gene encoding uncharacterized protein LOC110943343, which codes for MKSKKNQDLTLYYEYHKDLGHTTNNCISLRLEIERALKEGKLQHLLTVAQKQTKRITPHDEGTSTGKKTMNVATTHMINGGRGKSRKAAIRPDNEWKDEQVVFPNVRGRPRDRRTVVITGYLAHYCTERLFIDPGSTSDIIYEQCFNQFD